Genomic DNA from Manis pentadactyla isolate mManPen7 chromosome 14, mManPen7.hap1, whole genome shotgun sequence:
GCAGGCCCCGGGGCATGAGCAGCCAGGGGCTTGGACAGAGCTCTGTGCCCCGTGTGGGTGGTAGGGAGGAGGGTGCGCCCTTCCCAGGTCCTTTGATTAGGCTAGTTTGGCTGCCTCCGGGAGGAACAGAGAAGACTTTGGTCTGCCGGGGAGGGGACTGTAGGTGGCTGGTGTTTCAAGGGCCTCCAGGAAGTTCTGGGAAAGTGGTTTCTGGTGTAAGGGGTCCAAAACGGATAGCTGACAGGTGTGCAGAGGTTGGGGGACATGGGCTGCAGGCCCTGcatcttcccttttctcccttcctgGTCCCTGGGATCAGGAGATGTTTACCATGCTGACGGGCTGGGCCAAGGCTGGGAAGCGTAGAGTAGTGGGAGGGAATGAGCTCTCCCACCATGTCACTATATGGGAGGAGAGAATGAGGCCCAGGGATGTGGCATCTGGGTTGCTTTCGGTAATTAGCCCAGGGAAGCCAGGGAGTACTGATAACCTCCAGGATGGCCCTTGGGAGCCCCCTGCTGGCAGCGGGGAGAGCAGCACCCGGGATCCTCGGGACGGCCTGCGAGGCCCAGCCCAGGCTGGGGGTCAGAGCAGGGGAACCACTGGGGGAAGTGGAGGGTTGGGGGGAAGGGGGAATTCCCTTTCTTCACAGAGGCTGGTGGTTAAAATTTCAGGTGCCAGTGCTTGAGCCCCGGCTTTGTCACTTACTGGTCATGTGAACCTAGAGAAGGCACTTTCCCTCTCTGGGTCtgtttcatctgtgaaatgggatggAGAGAGCACCTGGCTCCCACTGTCGGGACCTAAGTGTGGTGCCTCCCAATGGGCGGATGAAGGGTGGCGGGGACTGATCCTACTGGACATGATTGGACCCCAGGGCTGGGTTAACCCCTGTGTTACCTGTGGTTGGGCACCCTCTAGTCTGCCCTGAGGTTCCCAGTGAGCTCACCAGGCCTGCCTCAGCAAGTGGGTGGGGAccctgggagagagggagacagggtgagagagaaagagtgtgtgtgtgaccaaCCTAGTGAAATCCAGAGCTCCCTGCTGCTGCCCCAGGTTCGGTGTTCCTCTTCCCCCGCCCCCTCAGCTATAGGTGTGACCTCTGACCTGACAGCCTGTACAGACCCTGCCCCTCAGCCTTCAGAGGCATTCCCTAACTCTTGCAACCTACAAACAACTCGGTCTCCTCAGCCAGGTTCACCTAGGACAGAGCCCAAGCCACATTTTCACCTCTGGTCCTGAAATACGGTGGGGCGGCCCAAACCTCTCCTCCCCACTGTTCTGTCTCTTCCCTCCACCTGCATGGGGACCCCAGTGTCTCCTGCAGATCCAAGTCCCAAAGCCCTGTGTCCCAATGTAAAGGGGCCCTTACCCATTTTAGAGCTGGGGTCATCCTTGACTCCTGCCCTGTTCATCTGATACCACAAATCCCTGAATTCTGACCACAGCCCTCTCCTGCTGTGGTCCAAACCAAGTGTGCAGTCTGGAGACTAGGTGAAAAGAGTAACAAAGGAAAGATAAAGAAGACTCACCTCCCATTTATGTCCCCTTAGTACTGCTGAACTCCCTGCTTAAAAGTCGCCTTCTCTGCCCAGCCCTGTCTGACACAGTGAGGACAGCAGGTTGACTGCGAGCCCAGGTTAGGGAGCTGTTTcctggtttgaatcctggctccctCTCTTATGGGCTGTGTGGCGTTGGGCAAGTTACTGAAGCTCTCTGTGTTCcaatttcctcatcagtaaaaatgGAGATAACCTACTTTGTagagttgttttgaggattaactgagttaatatatgtaaagtgcttagagaGGCCTGGCACATAGGGAGCCTTACAGAATGTTGACTGTTAGTATTATCTTCTCtggtagaaatggaaagaaacagaatctgcttttctttttacaccccctccttcttcccagctttctttttctctatgaCTAACTGTGTGTTTCACATTTTTACCTGGTAATGCTTTACTGCTCCCCTATAGAAGTTCTTGAAAGCAAAAATTTTGTCTGTCTTGTTTATGGCTGTGTCCTCAGAACCCAGAACAtttcctggcacacagcaggagctgagtgtttgccaaatgaatgaatgaaccctcATGATAATCACATGAAGCAGCTACTATGATGCCCACTGGGCAAATGGAGAAAGTGAGGCTtacagaagttaagtgacttgccccagCCCCATGGCCGGGGCACTGAGAATCCACGTTGCTGATTAGTCTTGCAGAGGCTTCTTCTCCAGCTCGCTGGTATTTGGAAGGGGACTCTGGGTGCCACCTTGGCCTCCGGACTCACCCTCACTGCTCTCTCCCTGCTCTTCCCACAGGGCCAGCAGTCCTCTGGTGAGGACATGGAGATCTCGGATGACGAGATGCCCCCGGCCCCCATCACCAGCGCTGACTGCCCCAAGCCCATGGTGGTGGCCCCAGGGGCAGCAGCTGTGGCAGCTCCCTCGGTGCTGGCCCCAACCCTgccgctgcccccaccccctggcttcccaccactgcccccacccccgcccccgcctCCACCACAGCCTGGCTTTCCCATGCCCCCTCCTCTGccgccacccccacctcccccgccccccgcccatCCAGCCGTGACAGTGCCCCCACCACCCTTGCCGGCACCGCCACCCGGCGTCCCACCCCCGCCTATCCTGCCGCCACTGCCGCCCTTCCCCCCAGGGCTGTTTCCAGTGATGCAGGTGGACATGAGCCATGTGCTGGGTGGCCAGTGGGGCGGCATGCCCATGTCCTTCCAGATGCAAACACAGATGCTGAGCCGTCTGATGACTGGCCAGGGAGCCTGTCCCTACCCGCACTTCATGGCCGCTGCCGCTGCAGCTGCCTCAGCTGGGCTGCAGTTTGTCAACCTGCCACCCTACCGCAGTCCCTTCTCGCTGAGCAACACCGGCCCTGGCCGAGGGCAGCCCTGGCCACCCCTGCCCAAGTTTGATCCATCAGTTCCGCCACCAGGCTATGTGCCACGCCAGGAAGACCCACACAAGGCCACTGTGGATGGCGTCCTGCTGGTCGTGCTCAAAGAGCTCAAGGCCATCATGAAGCGTGACctgaatcgcaagatggtggaggTGGTGGCCTTCCGGGCCTTTGACGAGTGGTGGGACAAGAAAGAACGGATGGCCAAGGTGGGCAGGCAGGTGTGACCACTCCAGGGTTGCAGGCGGGTGTGAGGCAGGAGCCCAGCCAggtgcctactcttctccccggGCATGTTTCTGGAAACACTGCCACCCATGCCCCCAAAGTAGTATGAATATTATTTGTGAAACTTGTGTGTCAATGATACAAATGTATACTTACAATGTGTTTCTTTTGGATTCCAATCTCCAAAGTGGGCAAACACTATTGGGACACAGGTGGCTATTTAGCTCACTCTGCAGGTGAGGAAGTTGGGGTTCAGTGAGGCAGGGTGAGCATTGGCCCCATCCTGAGTGGGGCATGAAGTGCAGCCAGGTTTGCGAGAAGGAAGTTCCAGCCACCCTGCAGCTGTCCCTGGTGCTGGAAGGCAGCTCCTCAGGGAGGGCTACTGAGCAGGGTTGTTGGCAATGCCATAACCATGGTGACAGTCCCTCCTCTCTGCCACCCCAGGCCTCCCTGACCCCTGTGAAGTCGGGCGAGCACAAGGATGAGGACAGGCCAAAGCCCAAGGACCGCATGGCCTCATGCCTGCTGGAGTCATGGGGCAAGGGTGAGGGCCTGGGCTATGAGGGTCTTGGCCTGGGCATTGGGCTGCGCGGGGCCATCCGCCTGCCCTCCTTCAAGGTCAAGAGGAAGGAGCCTCCGGACACAACCTCATCCAGTGACCAGAAGCGACTGCGGCCCTCCACCTCTGTGGACGAGGAAGATGAAGGTTTgtgccctgccctccctgggTGTGGGGTGTCCTCTTTCCCTGCACCCCTGCCTGGCACTgacacccctccctccctccagagtcTGAGCGGGAGCGGGAGCGGGACATGGTGGATGCCCCCTGCGAGCTGGCCAAGCGGGACCCCAAGGGTGTGGGTGTGCGGCGGCGGCCTGCCCGGCCGCTGGAGCTGGACAGTGGCGGGGAGGAAGACGAGAAGGAGTCCTCGTCGGCATCCTCGTCCTCTTCGGCATCCTCGTCCTCGGCATCCTCAACGGCCTCGCCTTCATCCTCAGCCTCTGACGAGGAGGAGCGGGAGGGCACCGAGGGGGACGAGGagggcgaggaggaggaggaggaggagggccctGGGAGCCAGATCTCCTCCTCCTCGACCTCGTCCACGTCAGATAAGGTACCGTGTGAGTCAGGGAGCCGAGGGGCACGGGGCCGGCGAGGGGGGCCCTTGGGTTCACCCACACCGCCGTCCCTCCCCAAGGGTGACGATGGTGAAGATAGTGATGGCCGGGACGAGTCTGAGGATGGCGAGGACACAGCCCTGTCAGGGGCGAGTGAGAAGGAGGAAGGGGACTCAGGTGGAGGTGAGTGGGGCGGGCTCTGGCACCTGGCCTGGCTCAGGGTCCCTCTGCAGAGAGGAGAGCCTGAGCAATAGGCAGCAATACTTTTGGGGACAAATTTCTTGCCTTTGAAATGTGAACTCATTAAAACACATACACAATgtacagtatgattccatttctgtgaGGTGTCCAGAACAGGTCAGTCCATAGAGAGAGAAAGCACActgggggctgctgggggctGAGGGGGGAGAACTAAAGGGATGGGCTTCTTCCTGAGctcatgaaaatgttctggagctAGAGAGAGGTGGTTGTACACATTGCGAATggactaaatgccactgaattggtTCCTTTAAAATGGTTAGTTTTATGTTACGTGTATTTTGCCTcgattttaaaaaatggcagtTAGTTAATACACGCACACATCTCCCCACATATCTGAGGGCCACATTCAGTCCAGGTGCCCCCAGTTTGAGACCTTTGGTGAGGCGTCTGGCTGGGGTACAGCAGCAGATAATGAGAGGGCTGCCCACATGTGtcccccacccagaggagacagtGAGCATCGCCGCCTCCCAGGCTGGAGCCGGGTCCTCCAGTGAGAGCTCCGAATCTTCTGAGTTCGAGTCAAGCTCTGAGTCCTCATCGTCATCCTCAGAGGATGAAGAGGAGTTGGtggcaggagaggaggaggaagatgaggaggaggaagaggtggtGGAGGCAGCCGCAGATGAGAGCATGGCTCCAGCTGCTCCTGACAAGGACTTGGAGAAGGATGAGGACACAGGGGCACCCGCGATGGAGTCCTTGGATGCGGAAGAGGAGGTGGACATTGAGGCTGAGGACCGGGCCCTTGAGGAGCAGACTGGCATGCTGGAAGATGCCCCCTTGCCTGTGGTTATTGAGCTGGCTGGCTGCAAGGAACCCCCTAAGGAGTCAAGCCTAAATCAGGAAGGGACGAGGTTGTTGTCTGCAGAGCTCCCTACCAGAGAGATGGAAGTCCAGCCCCCACCATCCCTGGAGCCCACCCCAGGTAATATCTGTAGCCCCTGGGAGGGTGGTAGGGGCAAAGGCAGATGTCTACACTGTCAGAATGCGCCTGggttcctttggataaataactTAATCTTACCAAgattcattttccttatctgtaaaacaggatcAATGAATAGTGCCTCCCCTACAGGGTTGGGAGGGCAGAGTAAGATGACATGTACTGTGCCAGCATGAAGTCTGGCACCTGTTAGTTCCCTAAAGTAACTGCTGCCATCACCATTCCTCAGTGCTGGTATTTCCCCATGGTGTGGTCCTCAGACCAACCATTAGTCCTATGAGATGCTCCCCAAAACAAGGGTGTGTGTGCATGGCCATTTTGGTGGACATTATAGTGGCAGGTAGTTGCTGGTCCATGTGAGGGGGCCATGGACACTGTACTGTCTTGGAGCTGCACGTGGCATATTAAAGGCTCTAACAGCACTGTCCATCAGAACTTTGTACAGTGATAGAAACATCTTCTATCTGCCCTGTCCAACACCGTAGCCACTAGACACAGTGTCACCTAGAGCACTTAAAATGTGGAGAATGCCACTGCAGAACTGAATTTGTAATGTTACTGAATTCTAATTAGTTTAAACTTATATAGCCACATGTAGTTAGTTTGCACCTCTAGTAAGTCCTTCAGGagagaaatctgttgtattttgtTTAATTCTATGTTATTTGGTTACAGAACCACAAGTCTTAAAATATTGTCATGAGTATTGATTAAGCCACTATTGTGTCCCCACTAGATTTAGGCATTGACAACAGTGGACCAAACAGATAATATCtgtcttcatggagcttacattctagagtAGGGTGATAAATGACAACAGATAAGTTGGAAATGTATTATATGACAATAGAAACAAATGCTAGGGGAAAACCTTAAAGGCTCTGACAAATCCTGCAGAAAGGGACTTGCTGAATTTTTTTTGATAGCAGAACCCATTTTATTGATCCACAGGTATGCCATTCTAAAGACAGCAGTGTCAAAGGCTAGCAACCATGTCTGCTGTGTCTTTGATTTACtacaacatttattaagcaccttctGTGTGCCTGACACACGGCTGGGTGCTGAGCAGTCCTTGAGTGGTTTAGCTAGAGGAGGATAGTCCCCATTCTCACAGAACCCCCAGGGACTTGGGGCTACAAGTTGGTCAGGTATCAAGAACATGGTAGGGCAGCATAAATAGGACACTGAGAGATgtttgaaacaaataataacagtctGGTTTTTGACCCCCACTCTGCAGAGGGTAACCTGGAAGCAGAGCCTGAGCGTCCGACGCTGCTCTCCTTGCCCGTGCAGCCGCCACTGCCACCACCACTGCCACCCCCTCGGCCACCCCGGCCGCCCAGCCCGCCACCAGAGCCTGAGACCCCAGATCCTCCACACCCCTCTGTACCTCTGGAGCCTCCCCCTGAGGACCAGCCCCCACGTACTCCAGGCCTTTGTGGCAATCTGGCCAAGTCGCAGAGCACAGAAACAGTGCCAGCCACACCGAGTGGGGAGCCCCCACTATCAGGGGGCAGCAGCAGCCTGTCACTGAGCTCCCCACAGGTGCCCGGCAGTCCCTTTTCTTACCCATCCCAGTCTCCCAACTTGAGCAGTGGGGGCCTCCCAAGGACACCTGGCCGGGACTTCAGCTTTACTCCCACCTTCCCCGAGCCTGGGGGGCCCCTGCTCCTGCCTGTCTGCCCCCTCCCAGCTGGCCGGCGTGATGAGCGGTCTGGCCCCCTGGCCTCCCCGGTGCTCCTCGAGGCAGGCCTGCCGCTCCCCCTGCCCTTGCCCTTACCCCTGCCCTTGGCATTGCCTGTGCCTGTCCTGAGGGCCCAGACTCGGGCCCCTGCCCAGCTGCCAcccctgctgcctgcccagcTGGCTCCATGCCCACCCCCCATCAAGAGGAAGCCGGGCCGGCCCCGGCGATCCCCGCCGGCTGTGCTCTCCTTGGATGGGCCCTTGGTCCGGCCACCAGGAGGGGCTGCCCTCGGCAGGGACCTCCTGCTCCTGCCAGGCCAGCCACAGACCCCTGTCTTCTCCAGCACCCATGACCCCCGGGCTGTGACCCTGGACTTCCGGAACGCGGGGATCCCAGGCCCCCCACCGCCCTTGCCCCCTCAGcccccaccacctccacctccaccacctGTTGAGCCTGCCAAGCTGCCCTTTAAGGAGCTAGAGAACCAGTGGCCCTCTGAGGCCATCCCTCCAGGTCCCCGAGGGCGTGATGAGGTCACCGAGGAGTTCATGGACCTGGCCAAGATGCGGGGGCCATGGCGTCGGCCGCCTAAGAAGCGCCATGAGGATCTGGTAGCCTCAGCCTCGCCTGAGCTCTCGCCACCACAGCCCCTCTTCCGGCCCCGGTCAGAGTTTGAGGAGATGACCATCCTGTATGACATCTGGAATGGTGGCATTGATGAGGAGGACATCCGCTTCTTGTGCATCACCTATGAGCGGCTGCTGCAGCAGGACAACGGCATGGACTGGCTCAATGACACCCTCTGGGTCTACCATCCCTATATCCTGCCAGTTGGGGTGGGGGTCCACCCCTCCTAGAGGTTGGCATCTCACCTACCCCTCCAGCCCTGTCTCTCATGATACCCACGAGGGCACTAGCCCGTGGCCCCACCATGATGGAGCATGTGTGTTGGCACCGCACCAGGCTCCACACAGTCCTCATTGGTGCTTTAAACATGCCCTCTGTGCAGGCCCATTCTGCCCCAAGAATAGTAGGTCTCAGCCAAACCTAACTACACAGTTATACCACATAACTGCAGCAGAGTTTGAGGGCCTGCTCTTCCTGCCCCCTTACCACCTAATTTAATCTTCCCAGCAGCCCAGTGAGGCAGGGGCTagcattgttcccattttacttaTGTAGAAACTGAGCTTCAGAGAACCTGAGAAGCAACTTGCCAAAGTCTACACAGCTATAAAGTAGCACAGCTGAGATGTGAGTGAAGGCAAATCTGGCTCCAGAAACTGGGCTCTTAACAACACTGCCCTCATTGTCAGTTCTTACTACAGCCCTGTGACGGTGGACCTCACATCATCCCGGTTGTACCAAACaagtttattgagcacttggGGTCAGGTATTCTGTTATGTACTCTAAGCACATGTAATCATTTGGAGTGGCATTATTATTACTCTAATTttgaaactgaggcagaaagtaGATAAGAAACAGCCAAGGCCATGCAACTACCCTGAGTACATGTCAGGTACCCCTGACAGAGTTCTGATGGTCAGTGCATTTGGCCAGTGGGCAGCCGCATGGAGGTGGCAACGGTGTGGGCAGTAGAGCTGGGCATTGCTAGCCTCCTGGAGATTGGTCTGAAGGTAGAGAGGCTGGGCCCGGTGGGATGGGTGACCAGAAGAAGGACCAGGAGGGGCTCTCCAAGAATGTCCTTGTAGCCCTTGACCCACATCCACCCACCAGCCTCTCTTCAGCTAAGAAAAAGAAACGGGATGACGGCATCCGTGAGCACGTGACAGGCTGTGCCCGCAGCGAGGGCTTCTACACCATTGACAAGAAGGACAAGCTCAGATACCTCAACAGCAGCCGCGCCAGCACCGATGAGCCCCCCACAGACACCCAGGTACTGCCATGGGGCACCCAGCCACCCGAGAGCCTcctggctgccgtaggtgggggctcTTCTGGAAGGGGTGCTGGGCATTGTGAGGGTTGTGGAACTAAAGGAGCGGAGCTACACATGGAGGGTGTTATCTGAGTGCTCAGGCTAAAGGCATCAGGTGAGTTTTTGAGGGGTGGGCAGTGGAGAGCCCCCAAAGGGTTTTAATCAGGGATGGGAGCAGAGGACAGTTACATTTCCAGAAggttctttcattcctttttggaTCCAGCAAATACCTATTGAGTGCCTGCTCTGAGGCtacagcagtgaacaacacaAAATCCTTTTCCTCGTGGAACTTACATTTTAGTGGGGGATAGGAACTAATCAAGTGAACAAATAAATGTAGAAGTTCAGGTGGAAAAAATGCTATGGGGAAAACAGGAGAGGAGGTTAGGGTTTGGGTGAGTCAGAGTGGGTCAGGGAAGGTGATATTTGAGCCAGACTGGAATGCAGTGAAGAGACCAACCATGTAGATAACTGGGAGAGACTTCAGTAAAGAGTTAAAACAGGAGAGGGGTTCCCTAAGACAGTAAGTCACACAGAGAGAACAAACAGTATATGCAAAGGCCCTAAGACTGGGAGGAACTCAGCAGtgttagaaagaaagggaaaggctAGTTGTggccagagagacagagagcaggtCGTCTGGGCCCTGGAGGCTGTGATGATGAGGTTAGATTTATATTCTGTATATGACAGCAAGCCACAGGAAGGTTCTGAGAAGGGGTGAGGGCCACCTGGTTGTAGTTTTTAAAGCTTACACTGGCTGTTGTGTAGAGAGTTGGCTCCAGGATTCCAGAGGGGAAACTGAAATATAGGGGAGACTATGGCTGCATTTTCCAGTCCAGATATGTGAGTTGTTTGAACTTGGGTGGCCGTGAAGGAAAAAATGGATGCATTTGGAAGAATATCAGGAATGTTAGCATATTAGGAAATTGAATGGACAGGACTTGGGGCCAGACTGGGTACAGGAGACAAGGGAATTGGGTGGATGCCACTGCATCTGACTTGGGGTCTGGGTAGCCAGATACCAAGCactgaggtggggagggagatgcACTTACACTTTGGGGCAGCTTGTTTGGGGGTTTGTGGAGCATCTGAGTAGTGAGGTCTGGCAGGCACTTAGCTGTATGGGGGCAGAGAAGAGCTCGGGATGGAGTACTTCCTGGTCAGGATGGAAATGTTAATTGAAGGTCACCACAGGGAGGAGCGCACCCAGGGGAGGGGGTCTCGGGAGGAGGCAGCCCCAGTATGAATGGTGGGGATAGGGGATGAAGGTGGCCAAGAGAAAGAAGGAATGCCAGGGTGTCAAGGAAGGAGCCATAATTTTGGATTTTTGGGGGGGTCAGAGGGGCCATGGGGGATCAGGGTAGACACCCACCATCTACTCCAGGAAGCAGAGATGTCTTCAAATCTTCTTGCTGAGATAGGAAAAGACTGCAAGAGGGAAGGGGAAGTTTCATCTTTACCTGAGGCTGAAGGAACTTGAGCATACTCAGATTTTGGCAGGAAGGCTGAAGTAGAAGTGACAATTAGGGACAGGATAGGCACAGATAAGCCCAGAGCAAGCAAGCTGAGAAGAGGGGTGACAGGGACCCAGAGCTTAGGCCACCAGAgagggggtggggcctgggggaccAGCCTGCCAGCCTTGGCGCCCCCCCCCTCTGACCTGCACCTGCCACCGGCAGGGCATGAGCATCCCAGCGCAGCCCCACGCCTCCACGCGGGCAGGCTCGGAGAGGCGCTCAGAGCAGCGCCGCCTGTTGTCGTCCTTCACTGGCAGCTGTGACAGCGACCTGCTCAAGTTCAACCAGCTCAAGGTGAGGCCGGGTCCTGCCCAGGGCATCCAGGGTGGCAGTGGgacctgagcccagggctctcacACCTCCACACCTCCATCAACTTTACCTTCCTCAGTTCCGT
This window encodes:
- the SETD1B gene encoding histone-lysine N-methyltransferase SETD1B encodes the protein MENSHPPHHHHQQPPPQPGPSGERRNHHWRSYKLMIDPALKKGHHKLYRYDGQHFSLAMSSNRPVEIVEDPRVVGIWTKNKELELSVPKFKIDEFYVGPVPPKQVTFAKLNDNIRENFLRDMCKKYGEVEEVEILYNPKTKKHLGIAKVVFATVRGAKEAVQHLHSTSVMGNIIHVELDTKGETRMRFYELLVTGRYTPQTLPVGELDAVSPIVNESLQLSDALKRLKDGGLSAGCGSGSSSVTPNSGGTPFSQDTAYSSCRLDTPNSYGQGTPLTPRLGTPFSQDSSYSSRQPTPSYLFSQDPTVTFKARRHESKFTDAYNRRHEHHYVHNSSAVTAVTGAPTAFRGSVDLPFGVVSSSGGSSGPPFKAQPQDPATFAHTPPPAQANPAPGVTFKSAFSPYQTPVPPFPPPPEEPTTTTTFGARDSGEFRRAPAPPPLPPTDPLTKEKPGTPPGPPPPDANSMELGGRPTFGWSPEPCDSPGTPTLESSPAGLEKPHDSLDSRIEMLLKEQRTKLPFLREQDSDTELQMEGSPISSSSSQLSPLAPFGTNPQLGFRGPTPPSSRPSSTGLEDISPTPLPDSDEDDELDLGLGPRPPPEPGPPDPTSLLGQTTEVAVDLAGDRTPTSEKMDEGQQSSGEDMEISDDEMPPAPITSADCPKPMVVAPGAAAVAAPSVLAPTLPLPPPPGFPPLPPPPPPPPPQPGFPMPPPLPPPPPPPPPAHPAVTVPPPPLPAPPPGVPPPPILPPLPPFPPGLFPVMQVDMSHVLGGQWGGMPMSFQMQTQMLSRLMTGQGACPYPHFMAAAAAAASAGLQFVNLPPYRSPFSLSNTGPGRGQPWPPLPKFDPSVPPPGYVPRQEDPHKATVDGVLLVVLKELKAIMKRDLNRKMVEVVAFRAFDEWWDKKERMAKASLTPVKSGEHKDEDRPKPKDRMASCLLESWGKGEGLGYEGLGLGIGLRGAIRLPSFKVKRKEPPDTTSSSDQKRLRPSTSVDEEDEESERERERDMVDAPCELAKRDPKGVGVRRRPARPLELDSGGEEDEKESSSASSSSSASSSSASSTASPSSSASDEEEREGTEGDEEGEEEEEEEGPGSQISSSSTSSTSDKGDDGEDSDGRDESEDGEDTALSGASEKEEGDSGGEETVSIAASQAGAGSSSESSESSEFESSSESSSSSSEDEEELVAGEEEEDEEEEEVVEAAADESMAPAAPDKDLEKDEDTGAPAMESLDAEEEVDIEAEDRALEEQTGMLEDAPLPVVIELAGCKEPPKESSLNQEGTRLLSAELPTREMEVQPPPSLEPTPEGNLEAEPERPTLLSLPVQPPLPPPLPPPRPPRPPSPPPEPETPDPPHPSVPLEPPPEDQPPRTPGLCGNLAKSQSTETVPATPSGEPPLSGGSSSLSLSSPQVPGSPFSYPSQSPNLSSGGLPRTPGRDFSFTPTFPEPGGPLLLPVCPLPAGRRDERSGPLASPVLLEAGLPLPLPLPLPLPLALPVPVLRAQTRAPAQLPPLLPAQLAPCPPPIKRKPGRPRRSPPAVLSLDGPLVRPPGGAALGRDLLLLPGQPQTPVFSSTHDPRAVTLDFRNAGIPGPPPPLPPQPPPPPPPPPVEPAKLPFKELENQWPSEAIPPGPRGRDEVTEEFMDLAKMRGPWRRPPKKRHEDLVASASPELSPPQPLFRPRSEFEEMTILYDIWNGGIDEEDIRFLCITYERLLQQDNGMDWLNDTLWVYHPSTSLSSAKKKKRDDGIREHVTGCARSEGFYTIDKKDKLRYLNSSRASTDEPPTDTQGMSIPAQPHASTRAGSERRSEQRRLLSSFTGSCDSDLLKFNQLKFRKKKLKFCKSHIHDWGLFAMEPIAADEMVIEYVGQNIRQVIADMREKRYEDEGIGSSYMFRVDHDTIIDATKCGNFARFINHSCNPNCYAKVITVESQKKIVIYSKQHINVNEEITYDYKFPIEDVKIPCLCGSENCRGTLN